One segment of Streptomyces roseifaciens DNA contains the following:
- a CDS encoding ATP-binding protein, with amino-acid sequence MQVLQMQMEVRADPAEVGRARRWARSRLAGSGIGVDEPLAETLILLISELVTNAVVHTGCPAVLRMLFPGAGAAGAGAYGGTVRVEVADISARPPRRRCAGGEDTGGRGLELVDGLADRWGWQAEGSGKRIWCEVDRTGPSWVGAFDAPRAVINRA; translated from the coding sequence GTGCAGGTGCTTCAGATGCAGATGGAGGTCCGGGCCGACCCCGCGGAGGTGGGGCGGGCCCGCAGGTGGGCGAGGTCGCGGCTGGCCGGGTCGGGGATAGGCGTCGATGAGCCGCTCGCCGAGACGCTGATCCTGCTGATCTCCGAGCTGGTCACCAACGCCGTGGTCCACACCGGCTGCCCGGCTGTGCTGCGGATGCTCTTCCCGGGCGCCGGTGCCGCCGGCGCCGGAGCCTACGGGGGCACCGTCCGCGTCGAGGTCGCCGACATCAGCGCCCGCCCGCCCCGCCGCAGGTGCGCGGGCGGCGAGGACACCGGCGGCCGCGGCCTGGAGCTGGTCGACGGTCTCGCCGACCGCTGGGGCTGGCAGGCCGAGGGCAGCGGCAAGCGCATCTGGTGCGAGGTCGACCGCACGGGCCCCTCGTGGGTCGGCGCTTTCGATGCACCGCGCGCCGTCATAAATCGGGCTTAA
- a CDS encoding acyl-CoA dehydrogenase family protein, translating into MDFRLTDDQRALQAGMRSLLAARHPRERLRALADSPPPAGPRAPDRALWRALGEAGFFSLRLAEKDGGVGLGMPEAVLLFEEAGRALLPGPLVATHLAAGLVEGAAEGNCVVTALDGPGAAEHLASAEAVLLLDGPAARLLHTGAGGAPRALRARPVRCVDPTTPLHLVRQLPRAPDGGVPGLPADAARMRREAALLTAAQQLGSAFRTVELAVSHARQRAQFGRPVGGFQAVQHLCAEMLVRAELARAAVYAASLSVEPDEPAEIAAAKLLADSAAVRNARDCLQVHGGLGFTWESDVHLHLKRAWLRLRQWQSSADSEELLANTLIRDASHIPGRHPANDATDVLDAENVTA; encoded by the coding sequence ATGGACTTCCGCCTCACCGACGACCAGCGGGCCCTGCAGGCGGGGATGCGGAGCCTCCTCGCCGCCCGCCACCCCCGCGAGCGGCTGCGCGCCCTGGCCGACTCCCCTCCACCGGCCGGCCCCCGGGCGCCCGACCGTGCGCTGTGGCGGGCCCTCGGGGAGGCCGGGTTCTTCTCCCTGCGGCTGGCGGAGAAGGACGGCGGCGTGGGGCTCGGGATGCCCGAGGCGGTGCTCCTCTTCGAGGAGGCCGGACGTGCCCTGCTGCCGGGGCCGCTCGTCGCCACGCACCTGGCCGCGGGCCTCGTCGAGGGGGCCGCCGAGGGCAACTGCGTGGTCACGGCCCTGGACGGTCCCGGGGCGGCCGAGCACCTCGCCTCCGCCGAGGCCGTCCTGCTGCTCGACGGCCCGGCCGCCCGGCTCCTGCACACGGGCGCCGGGGGAGCCCCGCGGGCCCTGCGGGCGCGCCCCGTCCGGTGCGTGGACCCGACGACACCCCTCCACCTCGTACGGCAGCTGCCCCGGGCACCGGACGGCGGCGTGCCCGGCCTGCCCGCCGATGCGGCCCGGATGCGGCGGGAGGCGGCCCTGCTGACCGCCGCGCAGCAACTCGGCAGCGCCTTCCGGACCGTCGAGCTGGCGGTCTCCCACGCCCGGCAACGTGCCCAGTTCGGCCGCCCGGTCGGCGGCTTCCAGGCGGTGCAGCACCTCTGCGCCGAGATGCTCGTGCGCGCCGAGCTCGCGCGTGCCGCGGTCTATGCGGCGTCACTCTCGGTGGAGCCCGACGAACCAGCTGAAATCGCCGCCGCCAAACTGCTCGCTGACAGTGCAGCCGTGCGCAATGCTCGTGACTGTCTGCAAGTGCACGGTGGCCTGGGGTTCACCTGGGAATCCGACGTTCATCTGCACCTCAAACGCGCCTGGCTGAGGCTCCGTCAATGGCAGTCCTCCGCCGATTCCGAGGAATTGCTTGCGAATACCCTGATCCGCGACGCTTCACACATCCCGGGGCGCCATCCGGCGAATGATGCAACGGATGTTCTGGACGCAGAGAATGTCACGGCGTAA
- a CDS encoding acyl-CoA dehydrogenase family protein yields the protein MDLTLTGEEEDFRRRLRAWLHDTLPGLPPEPPADDWPARRAYDCAWQRALHDAGYAGLHWPADAGGRGATPTQHLIFIEETERAGAPYVGANFVGLLHAGPTIAAEGTTAQRARWLPPILRGEEIWCQGFSEPDAGSDLASLRTRAVRDGDSYVITGSKIWTSHAEVADWCELLVRTDPAAPRHRGISWIALPMNAPGVTVRPLRTLAGTTEFAEVFLDEVRVPATHRVGPENDGWRVSMVTLSYERGTAFAGEVVACRRTLARLARTARANGRWDDAVLRRRLGRLHAEFTALWRLVQWNVSEAAHAARTGGDGVPGAGGSVFKLRYSQARQELYEAAADVLGPESLDARQEWTAQRLSSLSYTIAAGTSQIQRNIIAERILGLPKGR from the coding sequence ATGGACCTCACCCTCACCGGGGAAGAGGAGGACTTCCGCCGGCGGCTGCGCGCCTGGCTCCACGACACCCTGCCCGGGCTTCCCCCCGAGCCGCCCGCCGACGACTGGCCCGCACGCCGCGCCTACGACTGCGCCTGGCAGCGCGCCCTCCACGACGCCGGCTACGCAGGCCTGCACTGGCCCGCCGACGCCGGCGGCCGGGGCGCCACCCCCACCCAGCACCTGATCTTCATCGAGGAGACCGAGCGGGCCGGAGCCCCCTACGTCGGCGCCAACTTCGTCGGGCTCCTGCACGCGGGCCCCACCATCGCCGCCGAGGGCACCACGGCCCAGCGCGCCCGCTGGCTGCCCCCGATCCTGCGCGGCGAGGAGATCTGGTGCCAGGGCTTCTCGGAACCCGACGCCGGCTCCGACCTGGCCTCCTTGCGCACCCGGGCCGTCCGCGACGGCGACTCCTACGTCATCACCGGCAGCAAGATCTGGACCTCCCACGCCGAGGTGGCCGACTGGTGCGAACTCCTCGTCCGCACCGACCCCGCCGCCCCCCGGCACCGCGGCATCTCCTGGATCGCCCTGCCGATGAACGCCCCCGGCGTCACCGTGCGACCGCTGCGCACCCTCGCGGGGACCACGGAGTTCGCCGAGGTGTTCCTCGACGAGGTGCGGGTGCCGGCGACCCACCGCGTCGGCCCCGAGAACGACGGCTGGCGCGTCAGCATGGTCACCCTCTCCTACGAGCGCGGCACCGCCTTCGCGGGCGAGGTCGTCGCCTGCCGCCGCACCCTCGCCCGGCTCGCCCGCACCGCCCGCGCCAACGGCCGCTGGGACGACGCAGTACTGCGACGCCGTCTCGGCCGCCTGCACGCCGAGTTCACGGCGCTGTGGCGGCTCGTCCAGTGGAACGTCAGCGAAGCCGCCCATGCCGCGCGCACCGGCGGCGACGGAGTCCCGGGCGCAGGCGGCTCCGTCTTCAAGCTGCGCTACTCCCAGGCCCGCCAGGAGCTCTACGAGGCCGCCGCCGACGTGCTCGGACCGGAGTCCCTGGACGCCCGCCAGGAGTGGACGGCGCAGCGCCTGTCCTCGCTCTCCTACACGATCGCCGCGGGCACCTCCCAGATCCAGCGCAACATCATCGCCGAGCGCATCCTCGGCCTCCCCAAGGGGCGATGA